The DNA region CGGCGAATCGGACAGATTCCGGGTGAGCTATTACCCGGAGGGACTGGGCTTTATTCCCTCCTCGGGCGCTTTTTTCATGCGGCGGCGCATCAAGGACGGATTGGCGATATCGGTCATCTACGCGCGAAAGGACTCCCCCGGGCAGGCGCTCAGGGAATTCACGGGGGCACTGGCGGGAAGCGGGGCACTGGAGCTTCGAGACGCGGGAACCCGGCGCATCGCCCAGAAGCGCCTGGAAGGCGGCGGCGTTTTGATGATCACGATCGAGCGCGAGTGGATTTTCGGGGTGACGGACGCTCCGGACGAACGCGTCGCCGCGGCGACAATCGAGAAACTGAGGGAAGAACTGCCGCCGGTCCCGGCCGGCACCGGGTGATTCAATGTATTACCTGATAGGCGATATTCACGGCTGCCTGGAGAAGCTCGATTCCCTTTACACGCGCATAGACGAAAAAATGAACCGGGACGACACCCTCGTGTTCCTGGGCGATTACATCGACAGGGGAGCCGAGTCGTTCGAGGTGATCGAATACCTGCGCGGTCTCTCGGATCGGAGAAATTGCGTTTTCCTGAAAGGCAACCATGAAGGCCTCTTCCTGGATTACGCCGAGCGCGGGCTCAATTCCAACATATACCGGATGAACGGCGGGGACAGCACCATCAGGAGCTACCGTAAGCACCGGGGCGGCCTGTTTGAAGTACCCGCCGGTCACCTGGACTTTTTCAATTCATTGCGGCTATTTTTCGAGGGGGAAAATTTCATTGCGGTTCACGCGGGCCTCAATCCGAAAATATACAGTATAGAGGCGCAATCCGCCCATGACCTGACATGGATCAGGGAGGATTTTTTCCGGTCGAATCGACGGTGGGAAAAAACGGTTATATTCGGACATACGCCTACCATCTACCTTACCGGTTCGTACCGGAAGATATATCGTGATCGCGAGCACAATATTATCGGGATCGATACAGGCGCGGTGTACGGGGGCGTATTGAGCTGCCTCCGCTGGCCCGATGGTGCGGAGTTTCACTCATGAACGGGTACTTCCCGGCTGTCGAAATAAGAAGCGCATGCGTGCGCGCAAACAGGTTATGAATAGAAGAAAAATATGGTATTTCGGTCTTTTCATCATCCTCGCCGCGGCGTTGATAACGGCCGCGGAGATCGGGTGGGCGTCCCTGGAAATCAAGGGCCGAATCGAGTCGAAGAGAAAGGACTCCCTCGTCACCATCCTCTTCGAGAACGAGCCGGGGGAAGCACGGTACATTTTAATTGAAAATGGGGAGCCGATAGGCTCGGTCGACATCATCAAATCCGGACGCGAAACATGCGGGCTCGCCCAGTGCTTCAGGGCCCTGGGACGGTACAGGTTGAACGAAGGGTATGACGATTCCCTCGTTCGATCCGGGATGACGGTCGGAACGGAAGTGCCGGTAAAAATTATACCGACCCCGCAGCCCGAGAAGCTGGCCGGGAACCCGGTCGTGTTTCGCAAGGAGATTATCTCGGCCGGGGATTCCAGGGAAATGGTGCTCGTCCCGGCCGGAAGGTTCGTGTTCGGCGCACAAGACGGCGACGCCGATGAATCTCCCGAGCAGGTCCTGGACATTCCGGCCTTCTACATCGACCGGTTCGAAGTATCGAACGAGGAATATCTTGCGTATAGTACAGCGGAGAAGACGTCGCCCCCGCGGGCCTGGGGCGGGAAAGTGATTCCCCCCGGTGAGGAGCGCCTGCCTGTTATCGTGACCTATACGGAAGCCGAAGCCTACGCGCACTGGGCGGGGAAGCGTCTTCCCACGGAAGAGGAATGGGAGAAGGCGGCCCGCGGCCAGGGACTCGATCCCTTCAAAGCCGGAGACCGCTTCGAGTACAGGAAGAAGCCGATCCGCTTTCCCTGGGGAAACCGCTTCAAGCCCGGTGTCGCCAATTGTGCAGAGTCGTTAAGCGGTGGATCCGCCGGGGATGGTGAAAAAGCCGGACAGGCGCGCGGCCTGGTGCCTGTCACGGACCTGGACGGCGAGGGTAATTCCCCCTACGGGATTGTAAATATGGCGGGCAACGCCCCGGAATGGACATCGAGCTGGTACCGCGCCTATATGGGTTCCAGGAATACCAACAGGCTTTTCGGCACCCAGGTTAAGGTCCTCCGGGGGGGTGCGTGGTATTCAAAAGCGGAAGAAATCAGGGTCACCCGGCGCCAGGTGGGAGGTATCCCCAACCTCCGCGAAGACGCGATCGGGGGAATCCGGTGCGTGAAAATCCCCGATGTCGTTGACGCAGAGGGCTCCCGCACGGGACGATAATTTTTGTGGTTGAATTTACATACCAGTCTGCTAGCCTAGCCGCGAATAGTAGCGGCCCGACGACTCTTCGAACGGAAAAGGGTATGCCATGAGGTTCTTTTATTTTCTCGCCCGCAAAATCAATTACACATTCGCCCTGGTCTTCATCACGGTAATGGGCGGCTGGATAAGCGGCCTCTTTGGCTATTTTATCGGAACCGCGTTCATCGTATCACAGGACAGTCCCCTTATCGGCTATATTGCACGCTGGCTTCCCTGGGCGGTGGGTATTGTCGCGTTTCACCATTATTTCGAATTCGGCATGTTGACGGGAATCAGGATTCCCGCCTTTTATAAATCGCTCCGTTCGATTAACCGCAATATTTCCGGAAACGAGCTGAACCCGGCAATTCCCGACGATGAGCTTCGGAAACTTTATGTCTATGTATCGGAACTGCCCCTCTATAACATGATCGCCGGGGTGTATCATGCCATGCTCGCGGGCGTGTTCGTGGCCGTTTTCGTCTATATCGAAATGCAGATGACCGGGACATTCGATGCCGGGGAATTCCGGCACCTTATCAAGGCCACCGGGGTCGCCATGATGGTGCTCTGGATATTATACGGGATGTCGACCTACCTTCTCACCGAAATCCTGACCGGGAGGGAGAGGGCGACCTGCTATAACGAGCTGAGAAGGCGCGGTATCATTGTAAATCCGCGCATGTTAATCGGGATTAATTTTAAATTCAGCTTCTTCGTTATCCTCATGGTGCTCACCCTCATCACCTTTGCGGCCCTCATCCAGAAGGGCATGTATTTCCGGGAAATCGACGTTACCACGATGGTCGCGTATTTCCTGGCATCGGTGCTGACCGCCATCCTGCTCATGATGGTGAATACGAATTCCATGCTGCGCGTTCTCAACGACATGAAACAATTCTCGATCGCCGTCGCAGGGGGCGCGCAGCATAAATTCGAGGTCCTCTCGCTCGACCGGGAATTCTCGGTCATCGAGTTCGGGCTCATGGAAATGGCGCGGGAGATCGAGGAGCACCGCAAAAACATGGAAACGAAGGTCGAGCAGCGCACCATGGAGCTCCAGAGCGCGCTCTCGGACCTGAAGGAAAGGGACGATCTTATCCAGAAGCAGCTCGATATCGCGGGCACGATACAGCGCGGCATTCTCCCCGGAAAAATAGACGACTGGAACGAAATGAAATTTTCGGTGCGCTACATCGCCATGGAGAAGATAGGCGGCGATTTCTACGACGTGTTCCAGCTCAAGGGAAACAAGCTCGGATTGCTCATCGCGGACGTGTCGGGGCACGGTATACCCGCCGCCCTCGTGACCACGATGGCGAAAATCGCGTTCGGTAACGCATGCGCGAAGTACGATTCCCCCCGGCGTATTTTTCAGGACGTAAACCAGAGCCTTATCGACCACGTGAAAACACAGGATTACCTGACGTGCTTTTTCCTCGCCTTCGACGAGGAATATAATCTGTCGTATTCCAACGCGAGCCATCAGAAGGCCATACTGCTGAGGAGGGACGAGGGAAAAATCGAGCTTCTCGACACCAACGGATTGTTCATCGGGGCCATCGAAGAAGCGCGGGACACCTATGAGGAAAAGTCGGCCAGGCTCAATTACAATGACCGGATAATACTCTATACCGACGGCATCAGCGAAGCGGTCGACGAGCAGCGCCGCGAATACTCGGTCGAGCGGCTCACCGAGGCGATACGCAAGTTCAAGCATCTTACCCTCGAAGACTTTACGAGCGCGATTATAGACGACGTACAGCGCTATATCGGCAACACCCAGGTTGAGGACGACATCACCCTGATGGTCGTCGAGCTCGCCCGTGACGAGGCCATCGACATCATTAAAAGCTCCAAAAGCCTCGTGAATGAGGGAAAGTATTACGAGGCGATCGATTACCTGGAACGGGGACTCCGCCTTTATCCCAAGAACAGGAAGCTCATATACAATCTCGCGAAAACCTATTTCCGTATAAACAATTTCGGGAAGGCCGTGGAGAGCATCAACGAGTACCTGCAGCACGACACGAGAAACAAGTACGCGTATTACATCGCGGGGGCCGCGCATTACCAGATGCTGGATTACCTGAAGGCCATTGAAATGCTCGAGGAAGCGCTGCGGATAGACCAGAATTTCGTGAATGCACTGTACGCGCAGGGAATGGCGTACAAGAAGCAGGGGGCGAAAATCGACGCCATCCGCTGCTTCGAGCGCGTCGTGAACCTGGACGCGGAAAACCGGCTGGCGGAATTCGAGCTGTCGGAATTACGAAAAGCCGGCTAGCTCCTTTTCCATGGTGACGAGAAAGTCATTCAGATAGGCGTCGATATCGGATATTTTATTTTCCTCGACGCGAAAGCCTATGGCCCCTTCATGCCCGCCGCCGTTGGGGATTTCGAATATCTTGAGAACGTCCCTGAGATCAAAACTCTTAAATGCGCGGCTCCTTCTCATCCTGAACTGGACAAGGCCGTGACCCTGGTCGTAATAACACAGCAGGCTCAGCTTTCCGCTTTCCTCCGCAAGGGTGTCCGCGATCGCCCTCGTTACGGTGATTATGGTTTCGCCATCGTACAGGGATGAGAGTTTTTTCATGTCACCCTTGCGAAGAAGCACGTACCCGATGGAATCGGCAATCTGCTTTTTTTCATAAATGAACCTGTAGCAGCGCTCCTCGTCCTCGGAGAGATGCTGCAGCTCCTTGAACACCTGGCCGATATCGGTGAAATTCGTCTCCTTGACCGTCGTCCGCTGAAGTATCGAATTATACATATCCGAAAAGATATTGTAAAAGTGGTGTTCGCGCTTTGATTTCAGAAATTTGCCCATCTGGGTATCGCCCACAATTCCCGTTAGAATAGCGAGCACCAGATTGCGCGAAAACGGATCGGAGATGAGGTATTCGTTGAGGAGTTCCTTCCTGGTCCGGAGCTTGAGGGCGATGTAGCCGACCAGCTCGCTTGCGGACGAGGCGTCGGTGACCAGAGAGTATTCAGGATCGCCGATATAGTCGCTGTCGCCCCCGAGGTGGTGGTCGATCTCTATCTTGACTATTTTCTTGTCGGCGAACATGGCCGAAATTTT from Spirochaetota bacterium includes:
- a CDS encoding tetratricopeptide repeat protein: MRFFYFLARKINYTFALVFITVMGGWISGLFGYFIGTAFIVSQDSPLIGYIARWLPWAVGIVAFHHYFEFGMLTGIRIPAFYKSLRSINRNISGNELNPAIPDDELRKLYVYVSELPLYNMIAGVYHAMLAGVFVAVFVYIEMQMTGTFDAGEFRHLIKATGVAMMVLWILYGMSTYLLTEILTGRERATCYNELRRRGIIVNPRMLIGINFKFSFFVILMVLTLITFAALIQKGMYFREIDVTTMVAYFLASVLTAILLMMVNTNSMLRVLNDMKQFSIAVAGGAQHKFEVLSLDREFSVIEFGLMEMAREIEEHRKNMETKVEQRTMELQSALSDLKERDDLIQKQLDIAGTIQRGILPGKIDDWNEMKFSVRYIAMEKIGGDFYDVFQLKGNKLGLLIADVSGHGIPAALVTTMAKIAFGNACAKYDSPRRIFQDVNQSLIDHVKTQDYLTCFFLAFDEEYNLSYSNASHQKAILLRRDEGKIELLDTNGLFIGAIEEARDTYEEKSARLNYNDRIILYTDGISEAVDEQRREYSVERLTEAIRKFKHLTLEDFTSAIIDDVQRYIGNTQVEDDITLMVVELARDEAIDIIKSSKSLVNEGKYYEAIDYLERGLRLYPKNRKLIYNLAKTYFRINNFGKAVESINEYLQHDTRNKYAYYIAGAAHYQMLDYLKAIEMLEEALRIDQNFVNALYAQGMAYKKQGAKIDAIRCFERVVNLDAENRLAEFELSELRKAG
- a CDS encoding serine/threonine protein phosphatase is translated as MYYLIGDIHGCLEKLDSLYTRIDEKMNRDDTLVFLGDYIDRGAESFEVIEYLRGLSDRRNCVFLKGNHEGLFLDYAERGLNSNIYRMNGGDSTIRSYRKHRGGLFEVPAGHLDFFNSLRLFFEGENFIAVHAGLNPKIYSIEAQSAHDLTWIREDFFRSNRRWEKTVIFGHTPTIYLTGSYRKIYRDREHNIIGIDTGAVYGGVLSCLRWPDGAEFHS